The following are encoded in a window of Sinomonas cyclohexanicum genomic DNA:
- a CDS encoding RNB domain-containing ribonuclease, giving the protein MAHPLFTPKPAGPQAGPLAEASGTALTEAFAALREEFELASGYPGPALADAEAAIAAHRLPDADATDVEFVTIDPPTSTDLDQALHIARDGEGYRVRYAIADVPAFVRPEGELDAETRRRGQTIYAADSKVPLHPRDITDDAGSLLADEVRGAFVWDFALDPDGEVVDVGLSRSKVRSRAKLDYAQVQEQIDAGTAAEPLMLLQEVGLKRVELERKRGGASLNLPEQEIVPTDDGGYRIEIAAQRPVEDWNAQISLMTGMAAAKLMVDAQIGILRTMPAPDEKSLRHFRRQTQALGNPWDGSVPYGEYLRSLDATQPRQLAIMHAAAALFRGATYTPFDGEVPADPVQAAIAAPYAHTTAPLRRLVDRFVLVLCESIASDSDVPDWVRAALPELPGLMTASDQLAARVERACLELVEAAMLVHSVGQEFDAVVISGSKPAAGSTEGSEQRPGHARLAQPLDRISSSQNGQPTQQPQPFGTVQLSEPPVTGRCEGEMESGARVRVRLVRADVKARKVLFELA; this is encoded by the coding sequence ATGGCGCATCCCCTGTTCACCCCGAAGCCCGCCGGCCCGCAGGCGGGGCCGCTCGCCGAGGCCAGTGGAACAGCGCTGACGGAGGCGTTCGCCGCGCTCCGCGAAGAATTCGAGCTCGCGTCGGGATACCCGGGGCCGGCGCTCGCCGACGCGGAGGCCGCCATCGCCGCGCACAGGCTGCCGGACGCGGATGCGACCGACGTCGAGTTCGTCACGATCGACCCGCCGACGTCCACGGACCTCGACCAGGCCCTCCACATCGCGCGCGACGGCGAGGGGTACCGCGTGCGCTACGCGATCGCTGACGTGCCGGCGTTCGTCCGCCCGGAGGGCGAGCTCGACGCCGAGACGCGGCGCCGCGGCCAGACCATCTACGCGGCGGATTCGAAGGTGCCCCTCCACCCGCGGGACATCACGGACGACGCCGGCAGCCTCCTCGCGGACGAGGTGCGCGGCGCATTCGTGTGGGACTTCGCCCTCGACCCGGACGGCGAGGTGGTCGACGTCGGGCTCTCCCGCTCGAAGGTGCGCAGCCGGGCGAAGCTGGACTACGCGCAGGTTCAGGAACAGATCGATGCGGGCACGGCCGCGGAGCCGCTCATGCTGCTCCAGGAGGTCGGCCTCAAGCGGGTCGAGCTCGAGCGGAAACGCGGCGGCGCGAGCCTGAACCTGCCCGAGCAGGAGATCGTGCCGACGGACGACGGCGGCTACCGGATCGAGATCGCCGCGCAGCGGCCGGTCGAGGACTGGAACGCGCAGATCTCGCTCATGACCGGGATGGCGGCGGCCAAGCTCATGGTGGACGCCCAGATCGGCATCCTGCGCACGATGCCTGCGCCGGACGAGAAGTCGCTGCGGCACTTCCGGCGCCAGACGCAGGCCCTCGGGAACCCGTGGGACGGATCGGTACCATACGGCGAATACCTCCGCTCACTCGACGCGACCCAGCCGAGGCAGCTCGCGATCATGCACGCTGCCGCGGCGCTGTTCCGCGGCGCGACGTACACGCCGTTCGACGGCGAGGTGCCCGCGGATCCCGTCCAGGCCGCCATTGCAGCGCCCTACGCCCACACGACGGCCCCGCTGCGCCGACTCGTGGACCGGTTCGTCCTCGTCCTGTGCGAGAGCATCGCGAGCGACTCGGACGTCCCCGACTGGGTGCGGGCCGCACTCCCCGAACTCCCCGGCCTCATGACTGCCTCGGACCAGCTCGCAGCACGGGTCGAGCGGGCCTGCCTCGAGCTCGTCGAGGCGGCGATGCTCGTGCACAGCGTGGGGCAGGAGTTCGACGCGGTGGTCATCTCGGGGTCCAAGCCCGCGGCCGGGAGCACCGAGGGCAGCGAACAGCGCCCCGGCCACGCGCGGCTCGCCCAGCCGCTGGACCGAATCTCGAGCTCCCAGAACGGGCAGCCCACCCAGCAGCCCCAGCCGTTCGGCACCGTCCAGCTGTCCGAGCCGCCAGTCACCGGACGCTGCGAGGGTGAAATGGAGTCCGGGGCGAGGGTGAGGGTGCGCCTCGTCCGGGCGGATGTGAAGGCCCGGAAGGTCCTGTTCGAGCTGGCGTGA
- a CDS encoding DEAD/DEAH box helicase, producing the protein MNEVHTHELLTDDSGTETLETQETITNDAPVRQETLKTFSDYGVAPEIAQSLADAGILNPFPIQSMTLGVALGGHDIIGQAKTGTGKTLGFGIPALQRTIPAEHLDYAKLPVPGAPQALVVVPTRELAIQVGKDLQTASKRTTLRVEVIYGGRAYEPQIEALQRGVEVVVGTPGRLIDLHRQRHLNLKNVRMIVLDEADEMLDLGFLPDVETLMAAVPAVRQTLLFSATMPGPVVAMARRYMTQPTHIRASDPNDDSITKKDIRQVIYRAHQLDKGEVVARILQAEGRGRTIIFTKTKRTAARLSEELVDRGFAAGALHGDLGQGAREQALRAFRHGKVDVLVATDVAARGIDVEDVTHVINFQCPEDEKAYLHRVGRTGRAGHKGTAVTFVDWEDVPRWTLINKALGLNVPEPIETYSSSPHLYTDLDIPAGTKGRLPRNKRVLEGLEGEVLEDLGEPGKKAHQGGKSRRGEKGPRHEDGARREGREEGRSRRGGKGRRNAEAETHDGAAPAHAADTAAGTAEGVEGAGKSGHGHGRADRPAHSETSGEGRRRRRRTVVEEAGEAAPHASGKERDAKERAPKSASTALAVHLVEAEDGAPVDRGVAAARRRRSRTRRRNGEVVSRTEAE; encoded by the coding sequence GTGAACGAAGTCCACACCCACGAACTGCTGACCGATGACTCCGGAACCGAGACGCTCGAGACCCAGGAGACCATCACCAACGACGCCCCCGTGCGCCAGGAGACCCTCAAGACGTTCTCCGACTACGGCGTCGCTCCCGAGATCGCCCAGTCCCTCGCGGACGCGGGCATCCTCAACCCGTTCCCGATCCAGTCGATGACGCTCGGCGTCGCCCTCGGCGGCCATGACATCATCGGCCAGGCAAAGACCGGCACGGGCAAGACCCTTGGCTTCGGCATCCCCGCGCTGCAGCGCACCATCCCGGCCGAGCACCTGGACTACGCGAAGCTCCCCGTCCCGGGCGCCCCGCAGGCCCTCGTCGTCGTACCCACGCGCGAGCTCGCCATCCAGGTGGGCAAGGACCTGCAGACCGCGAGCAAGCGCACCACGCTGCGCGTCGAGGTCATCTACGGCGGCCGCGCGTACGAGCCGCAGATTGAGGCGCTGCAGCGCGGCGTCGAGGTCGTCGTCGGCACGCCGGGCCGCCTCATCGACCTGCACCGCCAGCGGCACCTGAACCTCAAGAACGTTCGCATGATCGTTCTGGACGAGGCGGACGAGATGCTGGACCTCGGCTTCCTGCCCGATGTCGAGACGCTCATGGCCGCGGTGCCCGCAGTCCGCCAGACGCTCCTGTTCTCGGCCACGATGCCCGGTCCCGTCGTCGCCATGGCGCGCCGCTACATGACCCAGCCCACCCACATCCGGGCGAGCGACCCCAACGACGACTCGATCACCAAGAAGGACATCCGCCAGGTGATCTACCGGGCTCACCAGCTCGACAAGGGTGAGGTCGTTGCGCGCATCCTCCAGGCTGAGGGCCGGGGCCGCACCATCATCTTCACGAAGACCAAGCGCACCGCGGCGAGGCTCTCCGAGGAACTGGTCGACCGCGGTTTCGCCGCGGGCGCACTCCACGGCGACCTGGGCCAGGGTGCCCGCGAGCAGGCGCTCCGGGCATTCCGCCACGGCAAGGTGGACGTGCTCGTCGCGACCGACGTGGCCGCACGCGGCATCGACGTCGAGGACGTCACCCACGTGATCAACTTCCAGTGCCCCGAGGACGAGAAGGCCTACCTGCACCGCGTGGGCCGCACCGGCCGCGCCGGGCACAAGGGAACCGCCGTGACGTTCGTCGACTGGGAAGACGTCCCCCGCTGGACCCTCATCAATAAGGCGCTCGGCCTCAACGTCCCCGAGCCCATCGAGACGTACTCCTCGTCTCCGCACCTGTACACCGACTTGGACATCCCGGCCGGCACAAAGGGCCGCCTCCCGCGCAACAAACGCGTGCTCGAGGGCCTCGAGGGCGAGGTGCTCGAGGACCTCGGCGAGCCCGGCAAGAAGGCACACCAGGGCGGCAAGTCCCGTCGGGGCGAGAAGGGCCCGCGCCATGAGGACGGCGCTCGGCGGGAGGGCCGCGAAGAGGGCAGGTCCCGCCGAGGGGGCAAGGGCCGCCGAAACGCCGAGGCTGAGACGCACGACGGCGCCGCCCCCGCACACGCGGCCGACACCGCTGCGGGCACCGCAGAAGGGGTCGAGGGCGCGGGCAAGTCCGGCCACGGCCACGGCCGTGCCGACCGTCCCGCCCACAGCGAGACGAGCGGCGAGGGCCGCCGCCGGCGCCGCCGGACCGTGGTGGAGGAGGCCGGCGAGGCCGCTCCCCACGCCAGCGGCAAGGAGCGCGACGCCAAGGAGCGCGCCCCGAAGTCCGCCTCGACCGCGCTCGCCGTGCACCTCGTGGAGGCGGAGGACGGAGCGCCGGTGGACCGCGGAGTCGCGGCAGCCCGCCGTCGCCGGTCGCGCACTCGCCGCCGCAACGGCGAGGTCGTCTCCCGCACCGAAGCCGAGTAG
- a CDS encoding DNA-methyltransferase codes for MGGSGLWSPDGPDLVVHGDNAAVLPALPDGAFTMVYIDPPFNTGRRQRRQELSMVRSAEGDRIGFSGQRYETIKGALHSYDDTFGDYWAFLEPRLLEAWRLLARDGTLYLHLDYREVHYAKVMLDAIFGRECFLNEIIWAYDFGARTRRRWPTKHDNVLVYVKDPSAYHFDTDEVDREPYMAPGLVTPEKRELGKLPTDVWWHTIVSPTGREKTGYPTQKPEGLVRRMVAASSRPGDWVLDFFAGSGTLGAVAHRLGRRFVCVDENPQAVEVMAARLPSARVVSA; via the coding sequence ATGGGTGGGTCCGGGCTGTGGTCCCCCGACGGCCCGGATCTCGTGGTCCACGGGGACAACGCCGCGGTGCTGCCGGCCCTGCCGGACGGCGCGTTCACGATGGTGTACATCGACCCGCCGTTCAACACGGGCCGGCGGCAGCGGCGCCAGGAGCTGAGCATGGTGCGCAGCGCCGAGGGCGACCGCATCGGGTTCTCGGGCCAGCGCTACGAGACGATCAAGGGCGCCCTGCACAGCTACGACGACACGTTCGGGGACTACTGGGCCTTCCTCGAGCCGCGCCTGCTCGAGGCGTGGCGGCTCCTGGCGCGGGACGGCACGCTGTACCTGCATCTGGACTACCGGGAGGTGCACTACGCCAAGGTCATGCTGGATGCGATCTTCGGGCGGGAATGCTTCCTCAACGAGATCATCTGGGCCTACGACTTCGGCGCGCGGACCAGGCGCCGCTGGCCCACCAAGCATGACAACGTGCTCGTCTATGTCAAGGACCCCTCCGCCTACCACTTCGACACCGACGAGGTGGACCGCGAGCCGTACATGGCGCCGGGCCTCGTCACCCCGGAGAAGCGCGAGCTGGGCAAGCTGCCCACGGACGTGTGGTGGCACACGATCGTCTCCCCCACCGGGCGCGAGAAGACCGGTTACCCGACGCAGAAGCCCGAGGGGCTCGTGCGGCGCATGGTCGCGGCCTCGAGCCGGCCGGGCGACTGGGTGCTCGACTTCTTCGCGGGCTCCGGGACGCTGGGCGCGGTGGCCCACCGCCTCGGCCGTCGGTTCGTGTGCGTCGACGAGAACCCGCAGGCGGTCGAGGTGATGGCCGCGCGGCTCCCCTCGGCGCGCGTGGTCAGCGCCTGA
- a CDS encoding PHP domain-containing protein yields MRIDLHAHSTVSDGTESPAELVAAAVEAGLDVLAITDHDSTGGWQEAGDAARGLGLTLVPGMEVSCRTPEGISVHVLSYLHDPTHAGLLEEITKAKDARLSRAEHMVSLLAEDYPLSWDDVTRHVAPGATVGRPHIADALVAAGLVGDRTEAFATILSSRSRYFVQHYAPEPALAVSLIRSAGGVPVFAHPVASARGRTVGEPVYREMIDAGLAGLEVFHRDNPEDRRAFLLGLAAEHGLFVTGSSDYHGAGKPNRLGENLTEEDVLGEIERQGRGAAVVRPQA; encoded by the coding sequence GTGAGGATCGATCTGCATGCCCACTCGACCGTCTCGGACGGCACCGAGAGCCCGGCCGAGCTCGTGGCCGCGGCCGTCGAGGCGGGTCTGGATGTCCTCGCCATCACCGACCACGACTCGACCGGCGGCTGGCAGGAAGCCGGCGACGCCGCGCGGGGGCTCGGGCTGACCCTCGTCCCGGGGATGGAGGTCTCGTGCCGCACCCCCGAGGGCATCAGCGTGCACGTGCTCAGCTATCTCCATGACCCGACCCACGCGGGGCTCCTCGAGGAGATCACCAAGGCCAAGGACGCCCGGCTCTCCCGGGCGGAGCACATGGTCTCGCTCCTGGCCGAGGACTACCCGCTCTCGTGGGACGATGTCACCCGGCACGTGGCCCCGGGGGCGACCGTGGGCCGGCCGCACATTGCGGACGCGCTCGTCGCGGCCGGCCTCGTGGGTGACCGCACCGAGGCGTTCGCCACGATCCTGTCCTCGCGGTCGCGGTATTTCGTCCAGCACTACGCGCCGGAGCCCGCGCTCGCCGTCTCGCTCATCCGGTCCGCGGGCGGCGTCCCGGTCTTCGCCCACCCGGTGGCCTCCGCCCGGGGCCGCACGGTCGGGGAGCCCGTCTACCGGGAGATGATCGACGCAGGACTGGCCGGGCTCGAGGTCTTCCACCGGGACAACCCCGAGGACCGGCGGGCGTTCCTGCTCGGCCTGGCTGCCGAGCACGGTCTGTTCGTCACCGGGTCCTCCGACTACCACGGCGCGGGCAAGCCCAACCGCCTCGGTGAGAACCTGACCGAGGAGGACGTCCTCGGCGAGATCGAACGCCAGGGGCGGGGCGCCGCCGTCGTGCGTCCGCAGGCCTGA
- a CDS encoding aminopeptidase P family protein — translation MSVSEPLAGDPGQSADAQQPIEDRVNNRSQRPTSDAFKAFMASQWAPSDPSVPARDEVADFAARRRRAVSDRFPGERLIIPAGPLKVRSNDTDYRFRPHSAFAHLTGLGLDHEPDAVLVLEPVDDGAGEGGGHHSATLYFRPLAGRDTEQFYADARSGEFWIGARPTLAELESRLGIPTAHLDGLEVAVTKGVGAPQIGGISVRLVRKVDENLDALVDTARYNTAQDPENLDLSEFDALDDQLAEALSELRLTKDEWEVRQMREAVAATAAGFEEIVKALPRAVAHARGERVVEGVFFAKAREEGNDLGYETIAAAGNNATVLHWIRNNGAVREGDLILVDAGVEAESLYTADVTRTLPVSGTYSEVQRRVYQAVLDAADAAFASAKPGVRFRQVHAAAMEVLAARLEEWGILPVTAAEALSDAGQQHRRWMPHGTSHHLGLDVHDCAQARRELYLDGELRPGMVFTIEPGLYFKAEDLAIPEEYRGIGVRIEDDILMTAAGPVNLSSALPRTLEDVETWMASLR, via the coding sequence GTGAGTGTTTCAGAACCCCTCGCCGGCGATCCCGGCCAGTCCGCAGACGCGCAGCAGCCCATCGAGGACCGGGTGAACAACCGGTCGCAGCGCCCCACATCGGACGCGTTCAAGGCCTTCATGGCGTCCCAGTGGGCGCCCTCCGACCCGTCCGTCCCCGCCAGGGACGAGGTCGCCGACTTCGCGGCCCGGCGCCGTCGTGCGGTGTCCGACCGGTTCCCCGGCGAGCGCCTCATCATCCCGGCCGGCCCGCTCAAGGTGCGCTCAAACGACACCGACTACCGCTTCCGCCCGCACTCGGCATTCGCGCACCTGACCGGTCTCGGGCTGGACCACGAGCCCGACGCCGTGCTCGTCCTCGAGCCCGTCGACGACGGCGCGGGCGAGGGCGGCGGCCACCACAGCGCCACGCTCTACTTCCGTCCCCTCGCCGGCCGCGACACCGAGCAGTTCTACGCCGACGCCCGCTCGGGCGAGTTCTGGATCGGTGCCCGCCCCACCCTCGCCGAGCTCGAGTCGAGGCTCGGAATCCCGACCGCGCACCTCGACGGCCTCGAGGTCGCCGTCACGAAGGGGGTCGGAGCCCCACAGATCGGCGGCATCTCGGTGCGCCTTGTCCGCAAGGTCGATGAGAACCTCGACGCCCTCGTGGACACGGCCCGGTACAACACCGCCCAGGACCCCGAGAACCTCGACCTGAGCGAGTTCGACGCGCTCGACGACCAGCTCGCGGAGGCCCTCTCCGAGCTGCGCCTGACCAAGGACGAGTGGGAGGTCCGGCAGATGCGGGAGGCCGTGGCGGCCACCGCGGCCGGCTTCGAGGAGATCGTCAAGGCCCTGCCCCGGGCCGTCGCGCACGCACGCGGCGAGCGGGTCGTGGAGGGCGTGTTCTTCGCCAAGGCACGCGAAGAGGGCAACGACCTCGGCTACGAGACCATCGCCGCCGCTGGCAACAACGCCACGGTGCTCCACTGGATCCGCAACAACGGCGCCGTGCGCGAGGGCGACCTCATCCTCGTGGACGCGGGCGTCGAGGCCGAGTCCCTCTACACGGCGGACGTGACCCGCACCCTCCCGGTGAGCGGCACCTACTCCGAGGTCCAGCGCCGCGTCTACCAGGCGGTGCTCGACGCCGCCGACGCGGCCTTCGCCTCGGCGAAGCCCGGGGTCAGGTTCCGCCAGGTCCACGCCGCCGCCATGGAAGTCCTCGCCGCCCGCCTCGAGGAGTGGGGCATCCTGCCCGTCACCGCGGCCGAGGCGCTCTCCGACGCGGGCCAGCAGCACCGCCGCTGGATGCCGCACGGTACGAGCCACCACCTCGGCCTCGACGTGCACGACTGCGCCCAGGCCCGCCGCGAGCTGTACCTCGACGGCGAGCTGCGTCCGGGCATGGTCTTCACGATCGAGCCGGGGCTCTACTTCAAGGCGGAGGACCTCGCGATCCCCGAGGAGTACCGCGGGATCGGCGTGCGGATCGAGGACGACATCCTCATGACCGCCGCGGGCCCCGTCAACCTCAGCTCGGCGCTCCCCCGGACCCTGGAGGACGTCGAGACGTGGATGGCCTCCCTCCGCTAG
- a CDS encoding general stress protein, with product MSNMFGSAKPADATRALPEGETVGSYTSYLDAQKAVDYLADQQFPVELVAIVGNDLKLVERVTGRLSYPRVALNGALSGMWFGLFVGVLLSFFTPNGSYFSIITSVLMGAAFFMLFGIVTYAMQRGKRDFTSTSQVIASNYDVVVGHDVAHEARRLLSQLPMGQGAGQGWGQTHHQQGGYNQPGGYNQPGGHGQPGQDWGEHQQGGYGQPWQPPQEAEPKRPSGWTDPYGVTGGHDAQQGQPVPPPQQPERPAHEPRPGYHDLPDGRPQYGVRVEPDEPHPSDSRDAPGEEKEHDDGANPGA from the coding sequence ATGTCCAACATGTTCGGTTCCGCCAAGCCCGCCGACGCGACCCGCGCGCTCCCGGAGGGCGAAACCGTCGGCTCCTACACGTCCTACCTCGATGCGCAGAAGGCCGTGGACTACCTCGCCGACCAGCAGTTCCCCGTGGAGCTCGTCGCGATTGTCGGCAATGACCTCAAGCTCGTGGAGCGCGTGACCGGAAGGCTGAGCTATCCCCGGGTGGCGCTCAACGGTGCCCTGAGCGGTATGTGGTTCGGCCTCTTCGTCGGTGTCCTGCTCTCGTTCTTCACGCCGAACGGCAGCTACTTCTCCATCATCACGTCCGTGCTGATGGGCGCCGCGTTCTTCATGCTGTTCGGCATCGTGACGTATGCGATGCAGCGCGGCAAGCGGGACTTCACGTCGACGAGCCAGGTGATCGCGAGCAACTACGACGTCGTGGTGGGCCATGACGTGGCCCATGAGGCCCGCCGGCTCCTCTCGCAGCTGCCGATGGGGCAGGGCGCCGGGCAGGGCTGGGGGCAGACGCATCACCAGCAGGGCGGCTACAACCAGCCCGGCGGGTACAACCAGCCCGGCGGCCACGGCCAGCCGGGCCAGGACTGGGGCGAGCACCAGCAGGGCGGGTACGGCCAGCCGTGGCAGCCTCCGCAGGAGGCCGAGCCCAAGCGGCCCAGCGGGTGGACCGACCCGTACGGGGTCACCGGCGGCCACGACGCCCAGCAGGGGCAGCCGGTGCCTCCTCCCCAGCAGCCGGAGCGTCCGGCGCACGAGCCGCGGCCCGGGTACCACGACCTCCCTGACGGCCGCCCGCAGTATGGCGTCCGCGTCGAGCCCGACGAGCCGCACCCCTCCGATTCCCGCGACGCCCCGGGCGAGGAGAAGGAGCACGACGACGGGGCCAACCCGGGCGCCTAG
- a CDS encoding magnesium transporter MgtE N-terminal domain-containing protein, with protein MSSTPARIFIARLLGLDVFDPAGDRVGRLRDVVVIPRGTRPPQAVGIVVEVPGKRRVFVPMTRVTSMDQSQIITTGLINLRRFEQRGAEQLVLGDVFDRHVTLVEDGTEAAIEDLAMDQQRNGDWIVSKLFVRRLLSGRGLRLRRGETLIVDWDDTRQTAGQARGAAQFLATHEDLKPADFADAMQEMSDERRFEVVAELQDERLADVLQELPEDDQVEILSALDLERAADVLEEMDPDDAADLLADLPADKAEELLALMEPEEAEDVRRLLQYDEGTAGSVMTPVPVVLPPEATVAEALAHVRREELSPALASAIFICRPPLETPTGRYLGTVHIQQLLRSAPPEQLGSIVDKNLEPVQDLASLGDVAHVMAQYNLNSLPVVNADGRLVGAVTVDDLLDHLLPDDWRVHEDGEPVKKFGGRFG; from the coding sequence GTGAGTTCGACCCCCGCCCGCATCTTCATCGCCAGGCTCCTCGGCCTGGACGTGTTCGACCCTGCCGGCGACCGGGTCGGGCGGCTGCGGGACGTCGTCGTGATCCCCCGCGGTACCCGGCCTCCGCAGGCCGTCGGCATCGTCGTCGAAGTGCCCGGGAAGCGCCGCGTCTTCGTCCCCATGACGCGCGTGACGAGCATGGACCAGTCGCAGATCATCACCACCGGGCTCATCAACCTGCGTCGCTTCGAACAGCGCGGTGCCGAGCAGCTCGTGCTGGGTGACGTCTTCGACCGCCATGTCACACTCGTCGAGGACGGCACGGAGGCCGCGATCGAGGACCTCGCAATGGATCAGCAGCGCAACGGCGACTGGATCGTGAGCAAGCTGTTCGTGCGCCGACTCCTGAGCGGCCGCGGGCTGCGCCTGAGGAGGGGCGAGACGCTGATCGTCGACTGGGACGACACGCGCCAGACGGCCGGGCAGGCCCGAGGCGCGGCGCAGTTCCTCGCGACCCACGAGGACCTCAAGCCCGCAGACTTCGCCGACGCGATGCAGGAGATGAGCGACGAGCGCCGCTTCGAGGTCGTCGCCGAGCTCCAGGACGAGCGGCTGGCCGACGTGCTGCAGGAGCTCCCCGAGGATGACCAGGTGGAGATCCTGTCCGCGCTTGATCTCGAACGGGCCGCGGACGTGCTCGAGGAGATGGATCCGGACGACGCCGCCGACCTCCTCGCCGACCTGCCGGCGGACAAGGCGGAGGAGCTCCTGGCGCTCATGGAGCCGGAGGAGGCCGAGGACGTCCGCCGTCTCCTGCAGTACGACGAGGGCACCGCCGGCTCGGTCATGACGCCGGTCCCGGTGGTCCTGCCGCCGGAGGCGACCGTCGCGGAGGCGCTCGCCCATGTGCGCCGCGAGGAGCTCAGCCCCGCACTGGCCTCGGCGATCTTCATCTGCCGCCCGCCGCTGGAGACCCCCACGGGCCGCTATCTGGGCACGGTGCACATCCAGCAGCTGCTGCGCAGCGCGCCGCCGGAGCAGCTCGGCTCGATCGTGGACAAGAACCTCGAGCCGGTCCAGGATCTCGCATCCCTGGGCGATGTCGCTCACGTGATGGCGCAGTACAACCTCAATTCCCTGCCCGTGGTCAACGCGGACGGCCGCCTCGTGGGGGCCGTGACCGTGGATGACCTCCTCGACCACCTCCTGCCCGACGACTGGCGCGTGCACGAGGACGGCGAGCCCGTGAAGAAGTTCGGAGGACGCTTTGGCTGA
- a CDS encoding DUF1003 domain-containing protein, whose protein sequence is MAESRKLPGLDTPLEQRTRLIPRLSPDPDAFGRFAESFARYMGTPRFLLYMTLFCVAWLGWNTFGPEEWQFDPKSLNYTLLTLLLSLQASYAAPLILLAQNRQDDRDRVQIEQDRSRNERSLADTEYLTRELASLRLALREVATRDFVRAELRSLLEDLASDQDEPDADSRPEPKPRKDRKQRSPKAQQVPRVREAGGAE, encoded by the coding sequence TTGGCTGAGTCCCGCAAGCTGCCCGGTCTGGATACCCCCCTAGAGCAGCGAACGAGACTCATCCCGCGACTGAGCCCCGACCCCGACGCGTTCGGCCGCTTCGCCGAGAGCTTCGCCCGGTACATGGGCACGCCTCGGTTCCTCCTCTACATGACGCTGTTCTGTGTGGCCTGGCTGGGCTGGAACACGTTCGGGCCCGAGGAATGGCAGTTCGACCCGAAGTCGCTCAACTACACGCTCCTGACCCTGCTGCTCTCGCTCCAGGCCTCGTACGCCGCCCCCCTCATCCTCCTCGCGCAGAACCGGCAGGATGACAGGGACCGGGTCCAGATCGAGCAGGACCGTTCCCGCAACGAGCGCAGCCTCGCCGACACCGAGTACCTGACCCGCGAGCTCGCCTCCCTGCGCCTCGCGCTGCGCGAGGTTGCCACCCGCGACTTCGTCCGCGCCGAGCTGCGGTCCCTGCTCGAGGACCTCGCGAGCGATCAGGACGAGCCCGACGCCGACAGCCGCCCCGAGCCGAAGCCCCGCAAGGACCGCAAGCAGCGGTCGCCGAAGGCGCAGCAGGTCCCGCGCGTGCGCGAGGCAGGCGGCGCGGAGTGA
- a CDS encoding twin-arginine translocase TatA/TatE family subunit → MFGINGPEFLILLVIGILVIGPQRLPEYTQKLTNIVKELRRMAAGAKEQLKEETGVDLNEVDWRKYDPRQYDPRKIIRNALLDDEAAPAAPAAAAVAAPALAAGASAAGPSVAATAVTAPERTAERLGAGERAPFDTEAT, encoded by the coding sequence TCAACGGCCCGGAATTCCTGATCCTGCTGGTCATCGGCATCCTCGTGATCGGTCCCCAGCGGCTGCCCGAATACACCCAGAAGCTCACCAACATCGTCAAGGAACTCCGGCGGATGGCCGCGGGCGCCAAGGAGCAGCTCAAGGAGGAGACGGGGGTCGACCTCAACGAGGTCGACTGGCGAAAGTATGATCCGCGCCAATACGACCCGCGCAAGATCATCCGCAACGCGCTGCTCGACGACGAGGCCGCACCCGCGGCTCCCGCTGCCGCGGCCGTCGCGGCTCCCGCGCTTGCGGCCGGAGCCTCCGCCGCGGGACCTTCCGTCGCCGCAACCGCGGTGACGGCCCCAGAGCGCACGGCGGAGCGGCTCGGCGCTGGCGAGCGCGCCCCCTTCGACACCGAGGCCACCTGA